The following is a genomic window from Hyphomicrobiales bacterium.
GTCGACGCGGTGAGGCAGGGCGGCAACGAGCGCGAGATCGCCATCACCTCCATGGCCGCCATGAACCGGTTCTGGACCGACAACTACCCTGATGCGGAGGTCTGCGATTTCGGCAGCCTGGAGGGTGGCGCACAGAACGGGCTGTGGACGTGGGTGCTCACCAACGAGCGCATTTTCATGAATTGCGACAACCCGACGGTGCGTAAACCCGTGAAGGGCGAGCCGGTCTTCATCGACATCTGGACGATCATCAACGGCATCCATGCCGAGAACGAGCGCACGGTCGCCGTGGGGACCCTGCCGGATGAAACCAGGCGGGCGATCGATTCCATCATCGAGATCCGCGAGAGCATCGTGCCGCTCATCAAGCCCGGCACGCCCATCTCCGAACTCTACGCAAAGGCTCGTCGTGGACTGGAGGAGCGCGGCTATGGCCGCTTTCTGCCCGGCCGCATCGGCCACGGCATCGGGCTCGGCGCCCACGAAGGTCCGTCGCTGGATGCCAAGACGAGCTACCCGCTGGAAGCGGGGATGCTCTTCACACTGGAGCCGAACCTGCGCATCCCGGGCGTCTGCGGCACGCAGATTTCAGACACCGTCCTGGTGACGTCGACGGGCTGCGAATTTCTCACCCGTTCGCCCAACGGCTTGCAGCAGGCATGAAGAAGAGGGGAATTGTCATGGGTCACTGGTCAAGGATCATCGGTGCGACGGCAGTGGCCGTCGCGGTCAGCCTTCCCGCTTTCGCAAGCGCCGCGACGCTCACCATCGCGCTCGGCACCAATGTCAACACGCTCGATCCGCATATGTCGGCTTCAGTCGGCACGGATCTCAGCGTTCTCAGCCATATCTATCCCTCGCTCGTCATCCGCGGCCCGGATCTGAAGCTCCAGCCGGTCGTGGCGAAATCCTGGAACCAGGTCGACGATCTCACCTGGCGCTTCACGCTGGTCGACAACGCCGTCTTCGCCAATGGCGAGAAGATCGACGCCGAGGCGGTGAAGTGGAATCTCGACCGGGTGCGCGACCCCAAGGTCAATGCCCGCATCAAGGCCTGGTTCGACCTCGTGAAAGACGTCAAGGTCGTGAGCCCGACAGAGATCGAGGTGACGACATCAGCGCCCTATCCGGCTTTCGCCGATCAGTTGTCCATGTTCTTCCTGCTGCCGCCGCAATGGGCGGCGAGCCACAAGCCCGC
Proteins encoded in this region:
- a CDS encoding Xaa-Pro dipeptidase produces the protein MNAMSHQPRLERLRQRMEEAGIDVMLCFKPENSFYLTGFNPIIYSHPVVAVLPRVGKASMLVHALRDDHARASTFLEDIRLYGAWSTKVTMGPSWLEALKSMLTEGGFAEAVVGIEEDFIPMTRYRELQGILPGARFADVSRLVFETRLIKDADEIVHARAAAAIADVGMNAAVDAVRQGGNEREIAITSMAAMNRFWTDNYPDAEVCDFGSLEGGAQNGLWTWVLTNERIFMNCDNPTVRKPVKGEPVFIDIWTIINGIHAENERTVAVGTLPDETRRAIDSIIEIRESIVPLIKPGTPISELYAKARRGLEERGYGRFLPGRIGHGIGLGAHEGPSLDAKTSYPLEAGMLFTLEPNLRIPGVCGTQISDTVLVTSTGCEFLTRSPNGLQQA